Genomic segment of Geothermobacter ehrlichii:
CAAGGTGCGCGGCATGTTCGTGCATCCGAGCCAGGTCGACGCCATTCTGAAGCGTCATTCCGAGCTCGGACGCGGCCGGCTGGTGGTGACACGCGAGAATGATCTCGACGCCATGTGCCTGCAGGTCGAGCTGGCCGGCGAGCCGCCCGCCGGCCTGGCGGAGGCGGTTGTCGGCAGCATCCGCGAGGTGACCAAGCTGCGCGGCGAGGTGGCGTTCGTCGCGCCGGGAAGCCTGCCCAACGACGGCAAGGTGATCGACGATCAGCGTCAGATCGAGTAATTCTGTTTGCCACTGAGGCACTGAGAGCCAGAGGTAATTCCAATCTTATGCTTTGTGCCTTCGTGGTGAGATTCCAGATTTTTCCAAACTGAAACGAAGGGGGAATCCATGTCCACCCAGACCAAAACCGAAACCGGAACCGAAACCGGAACCGAAACCGGAACCGAAGCTCTCGACGAGGGGATCCAGCTGCTGCATCGCCTCAGCAAAGAGGAGCTGATCGCCATCATCATCGACGACGCCAAGAACTGGCTGGCGCACGACGGGCTCTGGTTTCAGGCGATCGAAAGGGCCCACGGCATGGAGGCCGCCATCGAGGCCGACCGGGCCGCCTGGGAGAAGTTCACCGTCATCGAGGCCAAAAGGATCATGGCGCGGCTCGGCATCGAGCCGGGCGGAGGGATTCCGGCCCTGCTCGAATGCCTGAAGCACCGCATGTACGCGCGGCTGAACCTGCAGCAGGCGATCGAGGTCAGCGACACCCGGGCCGTTTTTCGCATGGTCGACTGCCGGGTGCAGTCGGCGCGCAAACGCAAGGGACTGGACGATTTCCCCTGCAAGTCGGTGGGTATCGTCGAGTACAGCGAGTTCGCCCGCACCGTCGACCCGCGGATCCGGACCCGCTGCGTTGCCTGTCCGCCCGATGCGCATCCCGATGATTACTGGTGCGCCTGGGAATTCACCCTCGAGGGCTGAGGCGGCTGCGGTCCGATGCTCGGTGACTGTCTCGTCGGCATTCGTGTTCTCGACCTCAGCCAGTACCTGCCGGGGCCTTTCGCCACCCAGCTGCTGGCGGATCTCGGTGCCGAGGTGCTCAAGGTCGAGCCGACGGCCGGCGATCCGATGCGCCGCTTCATGCTGGCCGACGGCGATGGCGTTTCCCCTTTCTACAAGCAGGTCAACGCCGGCAAGTCCGTGGTCGAAATCGACCTCAAGAAGGCGGCCGGAAAACAGACTCTGACCGAACTGGTGCGGGCGGCCGACGTGCTGCTCGAGTCCTACCGTCCGGGAGTGCTCGAGCGCCTCGGTTTCGGCCGCGAACGGCTAGAGCAGATCAACCCGCGCCTGATCCATTGCGCCCTGTCCGGCTTCGGCCAGACGGGTCCCTGCCGCCAGCGGGCCGGACACGACCTGACCTACCTCGCCATGAGCGGCATGCTCAGCCTGACCGGAACCGGCCAGACCCCGGTCATCCCCTTTCCGCCGATCTGCGACTATGCCGCCGGCAAGCAGGCGGCGACCTCCATCCTTGCCGCCCTGCTGCGGCGCGGCCGCACCGGCCGGGGAGCCTTCATCGACGTCAGTCTGTTCGAAATGGCCCTCTCCTGGCAGTCCTTCGGCCTGACCGCCGCCTGCCGCCCCGGTGAGGCCTTCGGCCGCGGCCGCGATCTGCTCACCGGCGGTGCGGCCTGCTACCAGGTCTATCGTACCGCCGATGACCGTTTTGTCGCCCTGGGAGCCATCGAGGAGAAGTTCTGGCGGGCGTTCTGCGAGACGGTGGGACGGCCGGACTGGATCGCCCGCCAGCACGAGCCGTTGCCGCAGAAGGAGCTGATCGCCGAGCTGCAGGCCCTGTTCGCCTCCGCTGACCGGGACGAATGGCAGCGCCGCCTCGCCCGGGTCGACTGCTGCTTCGAGCCGGTCCTCGAGCAGGACGAGGTCCCCGGCCATCCGCATGTCCGGCAGCGTCGGCTGCTGCAGATTCACGACCGGGAACGGCGCATCGAGGTGCTCTTCCCCGCCTGGGTCGACGGTGAGCCGCCCCGGCAGCGCCGACCCCTCGAACGGGTGTCGGCGGCCGAGGCGCTGGCGATGTGGAAGGGGTGAGGGCGGCTGCCGCGGGAAAGGTGCTTACCGGCGATTGCCGAGAATGCGCAGCAGCATCAGGAACAGGTTGATGAAATCGAGATACAAGCGCAGGGCGCCGATGATGGCGGCTTTCTTGCGGCCGTCCTCGCTGGCGAAACCGGCCTCGCCGATCTGCTTGATCTTCTGGGTGTCGTAGGCGGTCAGGCCGACAAAGACGAAGACGCCGATGTAGCTGACGACCCAGGTGATCATCGCGCTTTGCAGAAAGATGTTGACCAGCGAGGCGATGATGATACCGACCAGGCCCATGAAGAAGAAGCTGCCCCAGCCGGTCAGGTCGCGCCTGGTCGTGTAGCCGTAGACGCTCATGGCGGCGAAGGTGCCGGCGGCGATGAAGAAGGTGCTGGCGATGGAGCTGCTGGTGTAGACCAGGAAGATGGCGGCGAAGGTGACGCCGTTCAGCGCCGAGTAGAGCAGGAATATCAGGGTGGCGGTGGTGACGCCGATGCGGTTGATGGCCGCCGACAGGGCGATGACCAGGCCCAGCTCGCCGAAGATGAGGACGTAGAAGACCATCCTGTTGCCGAAGATCAGCCGCAGCAGGTCGGGGCTCGACAGGGTCAGCAGGGCAGCCAGGGCGGTCAGGGCCAGTCCGGCGGTCATCCAGCCGTAGACCCTGGGCAAAAAGCGGCTGGCGCTGCCGACGGTCGCGGTGGCGGTGATGATGGGCGGTTTCGGGTTCAGCATTGCTCAGGCTCCTTCTCGCTGCCCGTGACCGGATATCGCCGGTCCGGGGTTCATTGGCATCCGGCAGTGAATCTGCTAACGTCATTTCGTTGCCATTCTACACCTTCGAGGAGGAGCTGCAATGACTGAAATGCCGCGACTGACCGATGCCCGGCTGACCTGCGAGAACCGGGTGGCCGAGCTGACCTTCGATCGAGATGACGTTCGCAACGCCCTGACCGGCACCACCCTGGTCGAGGACATTATCGCCACCATCGACTGGGCCAACCGCAATTCCGACCTGTCGGTCCTGATTTTGACCGGCGACGGCGCCGCCTTTTCGGCCGGCGGCAACGTCAAGCAGATGCGCGACCGCGAGGGGATCTTTTCCGGTTCGGTGCTGCAGATCCAGGACCAGTACCGGCGCGGGATCCAGCAGTTGCCGCTGGCGATGCAGCGGGCGGAAATCCCGGTCATCGCCGCCGTCAACGGCCCGGCCATCGGCGCCGGCATGGATCTGGCCTGCATGTGCGACCTGCGCATCGGTTCCACCCGCGCCCTGTTCGGCGAAACCTTCCTCAATCTCGGCATCATCCCCGGTGACGGCGGCGCCTGGTTTCTACCCCGACTGGTCGGCGCCCAGCGGGCGGCCGAGCTGATTTTCAGCGGCCGCCTGGTCAAGGCCGACGAGGCCCTGGAGCTGGGACTGCTGCTGGAAGTGGTCGACCAGGAGGAGCTGCTGCCGCGCGCCCGCGAGCTGGCGGCGCGCATCGCCGCCCAGCCGCCGCAGGCCTTGCGCCTGGGCAAGCGGCTGCTCAGGCTGGGGCAGAAGATGGACTTGCCCGAGTTCCTCGACCTGTGCGCTGCCTTTCAGGCCATGGCGCACCAGACCGAGGACCATATCGAGGCGATCAACGCCTTTCTGGAAAAGCGGCCGCCCCGTT
This window contains:
- a CDS encoding DUF6125 family protein gives rise to the protein MSTQTKTETGTETGTETGTEALDEGIQLLHRLSKEELIAIIIDDAKNWLAHDGLWFQAIERAHGMEAAIEADRAAWEKFTVIEAKRIMARLGIEPGGGIPALLECLKHRMYARLNLQQAIEVSDTRAVFRMVDCRVQSARKRKGLDDFPCKSVGIVEYSEFARTVDPRIRTRCVACPPDAHPDDYWCAWEFTLEG
- a CDS encoding CaiB/BaiF CoA transferase family protein, with the translated sequence MLGDCLVGIRVLDLSQYLPGPFATQLLADLGAEVLKVEPTAGDPMRRFMLADGDGVSPFYKQVNAGKSVVEIDLKKAAGKQTLTELVRAADVLLESYRPGVLERLGFGRERLEQINPRLIHCALSGFGQTGPCRQRAGHDLTYLAMSGMLSLTGTGQTPVIPFPPICDYAAGKQAATSILAALLRRGRTGRGAFIDVSLFEMALSWQSFGLTAACRPGEAFGRGRDLLTGGAACYQVYRTADDRFVALGAIEEKFWRAFCETVGRPDWIARQHEPLPQKELIAELQALFASADRDEWQRRLARVDCCFEPVLEQDEVPGHPHVRQRRLLQIHDRERRIEVLFPAWVDGEPPRQRRPLERVSAAEALAMWKG
- a CDS encoding Bax inhibitor-1/YccA family protein; protein product: MLNPKPPIITATATVGSASRFLPRVYGWMTAGLALTALAALLTLSSPDLLRLIFGNRMVFYVLIFGELGLVIALSAAINRIGVTTATLIFLLYSALNGVTFAAIFLVYTSSSIASTFFIAAGTFAAMSVYGYTTRRDLTGWGSFFFMGLVGIIIASLVNIFLQSAMITWVVSYIGVFVFVGLTAYDTQKIKQIGEAGFASEDGRKKAAIIGALRLYLDFINLFLMLLRILGNRR
- a CDS encoding crotonase/enoyl-CoA hydratase family protein, yielding MTEMPRLTDARLTCENRVAELTFDRDDVRNALTGTTLVEDIIATIDWANRNSDLSVLILTGDGAAFSAGGNVKQMRDREGIFSGSVLQIQDQYRRGIQQLPLAMQRAEIPVIAAVNGPAIGAGMDLACMCDLRIGSTRALFGETFLNLGIIPGDGGAWFLPRLVGAQRAAELIFSGRLVKADEALELGLLLEVVDQEELLPRARELAARIAAQPPQALRLGKRLLRLGQKMDLPEFLDLCAAFQAMAHQTEDHIEAINAFLEKRPPRFRGC